TGAGGCAcctggggagagagagaagctCCCTAACCAGCCACTGGATGTCCAGAGCCAGCATCTGAGGAGCTGTCACAGGGATAGTGAGTGTGTGGTTTGTACCAGTAAGTGGAATGGGGTCACACACTCGTGGGCTGTACATCCAGCTGCCAGCAACTGGAGAGGCTGGTGAGATCTGGGACCCAACTCCTGCACACATTAACCATATAATCAGTATAACCATTACCTAAGAATGGTGCTATGATTTAACATACAGGTATCTAAAAACACAGGAAGTTCAAAATTCAATTTATAATACAAACCATAACATGTACACAGGTTTAGGAAATGGACTAAATCACATTCTTTATAGTTTAAGGGAATCTCAAGTGATTACATCTTCTGTGTAGGCTTCAGCAAttgttcccagcacagggaataTGTTCCTGAGGCCCAGGGTGTGCCAGCTTTACTGCAGAGACCAGTCCTCCACTTTAACATCCACAGAAACATCTGTTCCTATGTAAGAGGTGCCCTCATACACAGGCAAGAAGAATTACTAAAATCACTATTCAGCACTTTGGACCCAGGGGGCTCCCTACACCTTTGGCAATTAAGAAGTATTGTGGACTAAGGGTGCCAAGTGAGGTATTGCCTGTCTTTAAAGTACATCATGCctggtttaaaaataagaatagcaaaaagaaaatggtgcataaacaactttttctttgatttcttctaGTTCCATTTCCAAGAATTCCTTGAAGACTTCCCTGCTGCAGTTAGAATGCCATTTTACATGGACTTTGCTGGAGAAGCATGTAAGTCTTGAGGCCCTAGAGGAAACAATACTTGATCATATCAAGTTTGTCGTAGAATACAAAATTAGAGATTATAATATACTATCCTATGTATGCCACCTAAAGAATTCAGATGAGGAAGCCCTAAGAAATCtcaaaaaagctgaagaagctATTCAAAAATGTCATCCAGGTGAAATTGCCAGGAAGAGTCTTGTTACCTGGGGGAACTATGCCTGGATCTATTACCACATGCAGAGATATGAAGAAGCTCAAACTTATGTTAGCAAAGTGGAAAACAGCTGCAAAGAGCTTTCAAGTACTTCTCATGGAAAGATTCAGCTTCCAGAGATCTACACTGAAAAAGGATGGGCATTATTACGTTTTGGGAGGAATTACTTTGAGAGGGCAAAgaattgctttgaaaatgctCTGAAGAGCGAGCCTGATAACCCAGACGTTAATGCTGGCTATGCAATAGCAATGTATCGCTTGGAGGACTGTGCTAAGAAGTATGGTGAAGAGGTGAGGCCATGCCTTGAGGCCCTGCAGCGAGCAGTGGAACTGAATCCAAATGACACTACCATTATGGGGCTCCTTGCATTAGAACTTCAGCGATTAAACCGAGTTAATGAAGGAGAGAGGTACATTGAAGAAGGACTGCAGAAAACCCCTGactttcctgttttcctgcgATATGCTGCtaatttttacagaaagaaaggaaaagtgaacAAGGCAGTGGAGATCTTGCAGAGGGCCCTAGTACTGACACCAAATGCTGTCGTTCTGCATCACCAACTAGGACTCTGCTACAGAACCAAGGCATTTCAATTGAAAAATACAAGATACACACCTCAAGAGGAAGTGGAGAATCTCATCCAGCttgccatttttcattttaaaatagtcATAGACAAGAAGCCAGTATTTTTTGGTGCCCATTGTGACCTTGCAAACACATACGCACTAGCCAAGAGGtatgaagaagcagaagaggtATTTCAGGGAGTGCTTCAGAGAAATGATATACCCTGTGATGACAAACAAGCTATCTACTTCAATTATGgcaattttcagcattttcacatGAAGTCAGAATCGAAAGCCATTAAGTATTACATAGAAGgtctgaaaatggaaaaagattcctatggaagaaaaaagtgcaGTCATGCTGTGAAGTCattgttgaaagaaaaaattaagagaggTTTAAGAGCCACAGATATTGGTACACTTGGACTTGTTCATAACCTAAATGGTGAGAAACAAGAAGCAATTAAATGCTATCAGAAAGCCATTGCTTTGGAGCCGAACAATGAAGAATATCTGAATGCATTAGCTGAGCTACAACTTTCCATCTCAAGCTAAAGCTCACAAAAATCCTATGTACCAAAATATCCCCCAAACCAAGGACCTTTCAACACtctcaaaacttttttttgttgtttgtttttcatttgaaggTAGACATTATGACCAGATGGAACTCTGGTGGCATCCGTTTCTGGTCATAATGTAGAAACTGCAGACAATTGTTCATTTGTTCATTCACTAACAGAGAGCATGCTTGGATAActacataatatatatttatagctAATCTAACTTAGTCTTCAATGCTAATATGAGTATAAATGTTACATTTAAGCAATGGTCTGTAGAACACAGAACTGCAACACTGAAATCAGATATTACCTTTTACTGAGAAAAAGATAAGGGAATCATATTGTAGTATTTTGTCTGTACACTTGAAGGGCATGCTTATACACAAATAGAAATTCTGAAGcttttttaagcatttcaaaaatatgttttgtagAAGAAACTTTGTTAAAGGCTTGTTCAGTTTACTACCTTGTATGCTgtttaattatgaaataaaaacacaattttgttAGTCCACTGGAAAGCTTACAAAATGTGTATTATTGTTGTGAATTAGTAAAGTCTGTTGGATCCATCAACTGCTGCTTCTGGGTATCTCTCTGATGACCAGCCTTCATGTTAGTAGATTAAGACAAACAGCCATCAAAAAAGTAAGAAGGACAGTTTTGGTAGGATACAAAAGGCTGAGGAGACAGccccatttattttccctgagCTCTCAGCAAAGCTGGCTCCAGGGGCATTGCATCAAAGAATTAAACTGTGCACAAAACAGCATCTGTCTTGTTTACCCAAAACACCCTATCAGGAACCACTACAGCAAACATCTTGTAGCAGTGTGGGCGGATGGTaaatgctgctgccttcccaaaaGCGTCTCCAGGTGAAGGCGTTCGGGCAGGCACACAACAAACACACAATCCACACACACAGGGCACGGACAGCTGGTcagcaaacagagcaggaagggtCTTTGTAAGGAGTTCCAACAGGGTTTATTACAGCCACACATCAAAGGGGTCCAGGCACAAAGACAAGTGACAAGGGTGGGTCCAGGATTATATATAGGAAAGGGGGGGCAGATCAAAGGGTCAGGGTCCAATAGGAACAGGGGAAAATGGTGCAGAGGTGGGGTAATAAAACAAGGGAATCAATAGGCTACCAGGGGTGGACCACTGCACTAAACGAGGGCCAATGGGGAAACAGGGGTGGAAGAACATCCTAGGGAGCATACATATAAGGTAAGAGGGGGGCTGAACTGGGTGACACCAACTTGGTAAAAGCAATGGGggaataaacattaaaatatggCTGCAGAGTTCTATGAGAGTGAGGTGTCTCCCAGCCCAACCTCAGGAGGCATTACTCATGGTGTCCTTTCCATGGCTGAGGGATGGAGCTTTTGGTCATAGGCCCTTGGGCATCCACAACAtctggaggggaaggagaggcagacTCTGAGATGCCAAAGAGGTGGCTGTGGCCGTGCTTATTAAACAAGCAAGGGATAGCAAACACACACAAGAAATGACCTGAACTGGACATGaagggcagagcacagccagaaCAGAGTTGGGTGAGCaccacagagcagggcagaggaacATAAGGGGTGTGTGAGAAAAGGGGTGGGTGCCCATAGGGTCTACATGAATGGAAGAAAGGACTGAAATGACAGAATGGGTTGGCAAGGTGATTGTCTTCATATAACCAACTAAAATTCAATATTCTTTGGAACATCCTGGCCTAATTGCCCAGTAGTGTACCTTTGTTTGATAGACCGTAGTATTCAGGGAAAACTAATGCTCTACTTCCTAAACACTTCTGAGCCTTAGCCACTAGTGCAGCATGAAGGAAACTGATGACAGAGCCCATCAGGAAGGATGTGCCCTTCAGTTTCTAGCCATCCTGGAGCATTCCCACACCTGCAACAGCACCCCTCTATAGACAGGATGACAAGCCATGAAGGAGAGCAAAACACCAATGCCAAACCACAAAATATCAATAAACTTCTTCCCTCTTAGTTCTCCTTCAGAGAATCTTTCGTAACACAAGCAAAAGCAATCAACTGTACATAATTACAAACACCCTCTTCCTAAAAAAGAACTGGAGCAAAATTCACCCTTGTTTCCCAGCCACCTGTCAGTTTCTCTGGTACATACAAAGGCAACCCTACCTAGGGAAGGAGAGGTGAGGAGGGAGaacaggaagggctgggaacaTTTCTGACAGACCTGAAAGCTGGAACAGCATTGGGGGCAAAGTCAGGAACTGGTGACACAACATTGGTGTGCCCAGctatggggggaaaaagggtCTGTTAGACAACCTCACTGCCTTTGTGAATCCTGAGACCTTCTAAGCTCAGCATCGTTGTTATCTAAACTCTACTGAGGGCATAGATGGGGGAGGGCAACAGGGAAGAATCTGAGGAAGAGGTGGTGCCGATTCACAAAGCCAACATCCAGTCCCCCTCTACACTGCCACCAGGACATCTGCTGAAAAAATAACCTTCAAGAAATACAGATAAGCTATAaattatttggggaaaaaaaaaaaaagtgagccTGAATTTTTATGAAGAGTCATAGCAGCTCGATCTGCACAGTGAAGAAACTGACTGCAAGACACAGTAATGCAAAAAGTGTATTTGTTGTGCCTCACCTCCTTTGTACTCTGGAGGACTGCTCTGGACCACAGTACTACCTGGGGATGttctgtgcaaacacagcctTCTGGATTTTGCCTGTCTTGTAAATGAGGAAAAACGTTACTTCCCACAGGGTGGTGCTGCTGCATTGCCTGGCGTGCCGACATGGGGAGCAGGTTGAGTTCGAGCTTTGGAGATAGACTAAATGAAACACACATCCATTGGGCAAAACTAGAACTGCACAGAGGCTGAACACACCTCTCAATTCACACCCAAGTGCGAATACATCACTGAAGCTGATGCTAGCAGTGTAGAGGGAAAAATGAGTGAAGATAACCCTTCAGGAAGTACCAATTCATGACTCAAAAGCACCTtctaaagtatatttttttttctgaaatacaccAGAATAATCACTAAGAAGaatgtgttatttatttatttattatttatttattccccaCTAAGGACTTTGCTATGCTGACCATGAAGTAGTGTTACAGTTTAACAAACTCTTCTTTCTCACGTAAGTTTGTAACACTTTAGAAAGCGAACAAGGCATTGTTGTGTcaatataaaatacattcacCATATAGTAACACAGCCTTTGTCTTTCAGGAGGTAAATTATTATCCAAGCTGACAGGAACGTTTCAGGaatgctttttctgaaaaaacagtaatttttcaaCAGAACGTACTTGATTTCCAATGTTGTTTTCACACAACTTTCCACGGTACAATTTATTAAATGTATCCAGGTTATCATTAggatataaattatttcaaaataattattattttcccatttcaaacCTCATGGAATGGAGACAGATGGGATAACTTCAGCAGCTGCAAGCAGTTTCCCTTAGTTACACTGAATTTCCATCCACTGCACAGAACAGAGCATAATTGCAGGTAGGATCCATCTGAGGTAGAATCTGTGTTGGTCAGAGAGTCAAGTCCCACCACGCTGTCCTAGGAAGCCAGACAGGCTCAGCAGTGCAGTGCTCCAGCTGAGCTCATAGCCATCAATGCATGTGCCCATCAGGGCTGGTGGGAACATAGAATTACAAGACCATTAAGTGTGGAAAAGACTCCTAAATCCTCAAACATACAGTGTTCATCTGGAAAACTGTTCACAGCTAGCTCAGCTACCTTGGCTGCCAATAGAGTAAATCATTCTTTAAAACTATTGTAACCTAGAGATTCTATAATGCTTTGCTTGGAATATTTCACATGGCTGGATGAAGATGACCTGTTGAGCCTGGGTTGTGTGGAGCAGGAGCTAGAAGTTTGGCATGAGGCTTCACCAGCCTGGATTGTATTGCCATTTCTTCCACTTGCAGGTCGTTTCCTGCTACACTTCCTTCATTCTGTTTCTTATTGAGGGCATTCATGACAGGGCTGATATTTCACAGTGTGTTTTAAGCAAAAAAGTCTTTATTCCAGTATATGAGCTTTTTAACATTGATTTAAGTCAGAGCAGAAACAGTGTTGGAAAACCCTGAAagaattttgccattttctACAAAAGGTCTGTGAATAAAACCAGTTTAATGTTTGCTGCTAAATAAGACATTTAAAACAAGAAGTAttgcttaaaaaacaaaaagggaaaagcctatgaaaaaataaaatcttgaaataataaaaaatgctaGTAATGTATTACACAATTAcattaaatgtaatttactATGATAAAAATGCACATAGCATTATGCCAACAGGCTTTTACAATATGCAGCTCTGACATGAACAACAGGTGACATGATGTGATGTGATAAACAAAGTAACtaaatttttgtaaattaatttacagtGGTAATTTAtaacatgttaaaaataaattatggtTTTTGTTGACCACACTATTCTctactttttttaatgttaaaatattgtataaagttctaaaaaattatcttcatcAGTACTAACTaataaaaccaatttttttcccaaatgtgcATATTTTTCCTAACTCATTAAGAAACACCCATGgataatttttgtctttttttatgaATATATGTTAAAAACGAAACTGGAGCCCAAGACTCAATTTTCATGCTGAGCTGAAGAAAAGTTATGTCATTGGTTTTAAGTAGATTTTGCACTGCTCGCATTTATTCTATGGTCTGTGCACATAGATCATGCTACTGGCTCTGACTACATTCCTGAAGCAGGACAGtgagaaacatttcatttagacacaaacaattttaatatgttatatttgaatatattgTATCAAATATAAGTGTTATATTATACACTTGGATAATAAAACTACTTGATACACgttattcatatatatatatgtgtgtgtatatatatataaatacattataCTCCTATGGCTGTACTCTTGGTCTAAATCAAACTGGTGAACATCAGTCTATGTTGCTTTCACTTACAAGGCACAGAGTGGAAAAGACACACAAAATGAGCAGCCATTCAACACACTGaagactaaaaaaattactagttCAGTGTAAATGAACATTATTTCGACTCAGATCAATTTGTTAATGAACAGAATACAGCTTGAGGTGGCATCAATACACTGAAACTATTTGTATTGTGGAATGTAAAGTTTTCCATTGCTGCTGATGTTTTCACTCTGGAAATGTAGAGAATCCCAGTATTTATTAGACCATCACATCAGTAAGTTACTCCAGGAGCTACATTCACTCCCTAGCTCCTGTGAAGCAGCCAACTGGAGTATTTTCCTCACACAAGTAGCAGCAAACTGTCATCAAGTCACTGCCAGCTCTTGTGTTCTGGCCATCAAGGAAAAGTGACCTGATAGCTCTTCAGATGGTACAAATGAGCAATTGGCACCACATGAAGATGCAGCTTCTGGGTCTGAAAAGAGACAGATTTGCCACTGCAATACACAGAAACAATTCTGCCAACATCCTCTCCACTGTCAGCCTGTGGGGTGGGCAATCTCTCAGCCATCTGGCTGCATGGATTCTAAAGTTCTCTAATAGATGCTGATTCTACAAGAGGAAGAGgttctgtgtttgaaaacaCAGGAGCCTCTCTGGTCTCTCGGGTTGCCTTTGGGTTTCTTCCAACTAATGCAGTTAAAGCACATTTATCTATCAGCATGCCTGGTCCCATGGCACAAATTCACTCCTCTTCAGATAGCAGAGCCACCACAGCACATTTTCCACTCTCTAAGACAAGGATCAGCTGAAAGATCATACCCAGAATGTCAATGTttagaaattcaaattttaaaggtatccaaaagaaaaaagtaaaaaagtaaaatttgctAGAGAGCACGTGGGAAAGCAcacttcaaatatttgaaattaaattgcaaTGTATGTACAAAGTTCAGGCACAttgtaaaaattaaagctgCTCCAGAGATACTTTCAGCATAAATCAGTTTCCTGccagattttcttaaaaaaacccccaaaaaacagaagcaaaacgAACACATGACTTTGGCATTTGAAAAATTCATTTGCAAAGAGTTTCATGCAGATTTATAAATGTGGAGATTTCTTCATGGTGTGTGTGATTAGTCCATTGAAACATACTAGaccacaaaatgaaaaatcttgtGTCATTTATGATATTTTTCAATGTAAATGTTATTGGTCAGTTTTGGTGACTGATACCTGTGGAACCAACattgcatttcaaataaatctgtgaaTGATTGTATCTACAAACTCAGTTTTCAGTCTAGCTTTTTTCTATTACTGCATTAACTTGGTATTACTGTTGCTGTATATAGATTTAAGCCAACtaaaacaggacagaaaaatcTAACTGAAAGATGTCTTGCTTCACAGGAGAAGTATCTTCAACAGTGTAACCACCACAGAGCCACATCTGCCTCAGGCTATGCCATACTGAATCTCAACAGCACTTGTCACCTGTTGCTGAAGCTGTTTGTATCCACAGCCAAAAATTCACCATCCCTTTGGTCTAATTCTGCTGTGACAGAATAAGCTATTGCTCCATTTGTCCAGATGTGCTGTTTCAAGGCCATGTTACCCGTGAGGGGCCGCAAATGTgttcttttgattttctttgctaGTCTTGCAAAGCACAATAGTGCTGAACTAAATATCATAGAAAATCCACACAGGAGAAATGATGCAGTATAGCTGCCAGTTGTGTCCACAAGCCAacctgtaagaaaaaaaaaatttttttttttaaaggtctaCCAGTATTCTGGCAGATAATTTACAAATCCTGTGACCCAGTTATAAACTTCTGGAGCTATCACATATAAATGCAATCAAACAATACAGGTTTACATCACCATCACTATACTTTTACGTCCTGGGGCAGAGAGGGATTTATTCTCAGCAGGCAAATAATATCTTTATGGCCTTTTGTTTGAAGCTcaaatcca
The sequence above is a segment of the Parus major isolate Abel chromosome 6, Parus_major1.1, whole genome shotgun sequence genome. Coding sequences within it:
- the LOC107206916 gene encoding interferon-induced protein with tetratricopeptide repeats 5-like — encoded protein: MFQFLFSSSFIIDHVRAGPNKMEGITIVGSIPLALRLKTSKQRRKTMSSISKNSLKTSLLQLECHFTWTLLEKHVSLEALEETILDHIKFVVEYKIRDYNILSYVCHLKNSDEEALRNLKKAEEAIQKCHPGEIARKSLVTWGNYAWIYYHMQRYEEAQTYVSKVENSCKELSSTSHGKIQLPEIYTEKGWALLRFGRNYFERAKNCFENALKSEPDNPDVNAGYAIAMYRLEDCAKKYGEEVRPCLEALQRAVELNPNDTTIMGLLALELQRLNRVNEGERYIEEGLQKTPDFPVFLRYAANFYRKKGKVNKAVEILQRALVLTPNAVVLHHQLGLCYRTKAFQLKNTRYTPQEEVENLIQLAIFHFKIVIDKKPVFFGAHCDLANTYALAKRYEEAEEVFQGVLQRNDIPCDDKQAIYFNYGNFQHFHMKSESKAIKYYIEGLKMEKDSYGRKKCSHAVKSLLKEKIKRGLRATDIGTLGLVHNLNGEKQEAIKCYQKAIALEPNNEEYLNALAELQLSISS